One Cystobacter ferrugineus genomic window, CGGCTCGCCGTGGACGAGGTCGCATCGGGCCGGCTGGATCCCTTCCCGCTCTTCACCCACCGCTTCGGGCTGGATGAACTCAACCTCGCCTTCGAGACGATGCGCACCCGTCCCGAGGGCTTCCTCAAGGCGCTCATCACCGTATGAACGGACATCCGATACAGCGAACCGTGCCCCGTCCGAGGTTGGGTTTTCTCGGCGTGGGTTGGATTGGACGCCACCGCATGGAGGCCATCATCCGCGGCGAGCGGGCCGAGGTGGTGGGCGTGGCGGATCCCAGTGAGGCCGCCGCTCAGGATGCCCAGCGGCTCGCGCCGGGCAGCGTGCGGGTGGACTCGCTCGATGCGCTGCTGGAACTGGGGCTCGATGGGGTGGTCATCGCCACGCCCAGCGCGTTCCACGCCGAGCAGTCCGTGCGGGCCCTGGAGCGGGGCGTGGCCGTGTTCTGCCAGAAGCCGCTCGGCCGCACCCAGGAGGAGGTCCGGCGCGTGGTGGACGCCGCGCGCGCGGCGGACCGGCTGCTGGGCGTGGACCTCAGCTATCGCTTCACCACCGGGATGCGGCGGCTGCGCGAGCACATCCAGTCGGGTGCGCTGGGCGACATCCACGCGGTGAACCTCGTCTTCCACAATGCCTATGGCCCGGACAAGGCGTGGTTCTTCGATCCGAAGCTCGCGGGCGGCGGGTGCGTGATGGACCTGGGCATCCACCTGGTGGATCTGGCGCTCTGGGTGCTGGGCTTTCCCGAGGTGCGGCGCGTGACGAGCCAGCTCTTCGCCCAGGGCCGTCCCATCTCCGGGCGCACGGAGTCAGTCGAGGACTTCGCCGCCGCGCAGTTGGAGCTCGCCCCGGGCACCGCCGTCCAGCTCGCGTGCTCCTGGAAGCTGTCCGCCGGGTGCGACGCGGTCATCGAGGCCTCCTTCTATGGCACCCAGGGGGGCGCGTCGTTCCGCAACGTGAACGGCTCCTTCTACGACTTCACGGCGGACCTGTTCCGGGGGACCTCGCGTGAGCGTCTCACCGAGCCGCCGGATGAGTGGGGCGGCCGGGCCGCGGCGGACTGGGCGGCCCGTCTGGCCCAGGGTGCTCGCTTCGAGCCGGAGTCCGAGCGGCTCGTCCAGGTGGCGAGCGCGCTGGATCGCATCTACGGCTGAGAGGCCGGGCGGACGGGCGGCGGCTTTCCGGCGAGGACACTTGCCAGTGCAGCGCCCGGATGCCCGGATGTTCCAAGGACCCTGGAAGGAGTCTGAATCCGCGGACGTTCACGGGCGGACATGCAGACCCCTTCCGTGTCTCGAGGCACCCTCTGGCGGGCGATGGGCTACCTTCGCCCTCACCGCCGTGCGGTCGTCACCGTCCTCTTCTTCGTCCTCGTCTCCACGGGCCTGAGCGTCATCGAGCCGCTCGCGCTCAAGCGCGTCTTCGATCAGCTCGGCGCGGGTGGCACCCCGGGCGCGGTGCTCGCCGCGGTGGGGGCGCTGGTGGCCATTGGACTGGCGCGCGAGGTGCTCGGAGCCCTGTCCAACACGCTCACCTGGCGCACGCGCATCAGCGTGCACTTCGCCCTCAACGAGGCCACGGTCTCCCGCCTCCACCGGTTGCCCCTGAGCTTCCACCGCGAGGAGGGCGTGGGCGCCACCATGACGAAGCTCGATCGCGGCATGCAGGGCTTCGTGGGGGCCATCACCGACCTCACCTTCAACGTCCTGCCCGCGGCGACGTACCTGGTGCTCTGCGTGGTCGTCATGTTCCAGCTCGACTGGCGCCTGGCGTTGCTGGCGCTGGCGTTCGCGCCCATTCCGGTGCTCATCGCCCGCAAGGCGGCGCCCGTGCAGACGCGGCGGGAGCAGACGCTCATGGACCGCTGGACGAAGATCTACGCCCGCTTCAACGAGGTGCTCTCGGGCATCGTGACGGTGAAGAGCTTCGCCATGGAGGAGCGTGAGAAGCAGCGCTTCCTGCACGACGTGCGCGAGGCCAATGCCGTGGTCACGCATGGTGTGGCCTTCGACTCGACGGTCAATGCCAGCCAGGGCCTCGTCGTGCTCGTGGCGCGCGTGGCGTTGATTGGCATGGGCGGCCTGCTCGTGCTCCGAGGGGAGATCTCCGCGGGCACCCTGGTGGCGTTCCTGGGCTACATCGGTGGACTCTTCGGTCCGGTCCAGGGTCTGAGCGGTGTGTACAAGACCTTGCGGACCGCCTCGGTGGCCATCAACCAGGTCTTCTCCATCCTCGATGCCCAGGACAACCTGGGCGATGCGCCGGACGCCACCGAGGTCACGGCGTTGCACGGTGACGTGGAGTTCGAGAACATCCACTTCGCCTATCCCTCCACGTCGGGTCCGGGCCGGCCGCTGCTCAATGGCATCGATCTGCGGGTCAAGCAGGGCGAGACGATCGCCCTGGTGGGGCCGAGTGGCGCGGGCAAGACCACGCTGATGAGCCTGTTGTGCCGCTTCTACGATCCGGTCGAGGGCGTGGTGCGCATCGACGGCCAGGACATCCGCTCGTTCAAGCAGTTGTCGCTGCGGCGCCACATCGGCGTGGTGTTGCAGGACTCGTTGCTCTTCAACGAGAGCGTGCGCGGCAACATCGCCTACGGACGGCCCGAGGCCACCCAGGAGGAGATCGAGGCCGCGGCCCGCGCCGCGCATGCCCACGAGTTCATCATGCGCCTGCCCCAGGGCTACGACACCGTGGTGGGCGAGCGGGGCAGCCGGTTGTCCGCGGGTGAGCGTCAGCGCATCGCCATCGCGCGCTCGCTCCTCAAGAATCCCCCCGTCCTCATCCTGGACGAGCCCACCAGCGCGCTCGACGCGGAGAGCGAGGCGCTCGTGCAGGAGGCGCTGGACAAGCTGATGAAGGGCCGCACCACCTTCGCCATCGCCCACCGTCTCTCCACGGTGGTGCACGCGGACCGCATCCTCGTCCTAAAGGAGGGGCGGATCGTCGAGGAGGGCACGCATGCCCGGCTGATGCAACTCAACGGCTACTACGCCTCGCTCGTGCGCCGGCAGACGCGCGGGCTGCTGCCCGAACTGTCCTCGTTCCCGGACTCCCGGTCCGTATCCGCCGTGGCCTGACGCCGTAGTACCCGGGTACAACATCCGGAGTAGGGTCGGCTGACCGACTGAACACGTTGGAAATTGTCGGTTCTCCGACGGATGTCGCGAGGTGTCCTCAGTCCCCGGTCCCATGGACAATGAGTCTGGTGTAGACGGTCTTGTTTGTAGGACAAAACCGTCACGCCAGGACTGCCGTGAGTCATTGTGGTGCTTACCGTTGCCAGGAAATGAGGAGGCCACCGTTCAGGCGGTGGGCTCTTCTTTCCCGGTTTCATGGACGCGACCGCGATGTCTGGCGCGGCATTTGTCTGGGAGGGAGCATGAGGCGCAAGCAGGTACTCATCACGGGAGGGGCGGGTTTCATTGGATCTCATCTGGCGGATGAGCTCCTCGCGCACGGCTATCGTGTCCGGGCGTTGGATGCGCTGTTTCCGCAGGTCCACGGCGAGGGACGGGAGCGTCCGGCCTATCTGAATCCAGACGTGGAGTTGCTCATCGGCGACGTGCGGGACCGCGATGCGGTCCGGCGCGCGCTCGAGGACGTGGACGTGGTCTACCACTTCGCCGCGGCCGTGGGCGTGGGCCAGAGCATGTACGAGGTGGCGCACTACACCTCGGTGAACAACGTGGGCACCGCGGTGTTGATGGAAGCACTCATCGCTCGTCCCGTGGAGCGGCTGGTGGTCGCCTCCAGCATGAGCATCTACGGCGAGGGGCTCTTCCGCATGCCGGATGGGCGGCTCGTGCCCGGCACGGATCGCACCCTGGAGCAACTCCAGTCGGGCGATTGGGAATTGCGCGGCCCCAACGGGGAGCTGCTCTCGCCGCTGCCCACGCCCGAGACGAAGGCCCCGGGGCTCTCGTCCGTGTATGCCCTGTCCAAGTATGACCAGGAGCGGCTGTGCCTCATCACCGGCCGCGCCTACAACATCCCCACGGTGGCGCTGCGCTTCTTCAACGTGTACGGCCCGCGTCAGGCTTTGTCCAATCCCTACACCGGGGTGCTCGCCATCTTCGCGTCGCGGATGCTCAACGGCAACGCGCCGCTCATCTTCGAGGATGGGATGCAGCAGCGCGACTTCGTGAACGTGCACGACGTGGCGCGGGCCTGCCGTCTGGCCATGGACTCCCAGGACGCTCCCGGCAATGTCATCAACATCGGCAGCGGCCGCTGTGTCACCGTGCGCGAGGTGGCGCGGGCGCTCGGCGAGGTGATGGGCCTGCCGCACCTGCGGCCCGCGGTGACGGGCAAGTACCGCATGGGTGACATCCGCCATTGTTTCGCCGACATCACCCGGGCCCGCCAGCTCCTGGGCTACGAGCCCCAGGTGGAATTCCAGACGGGCCTGGCCGAGCTGGCGCAATGGCTCGAGGGCCAGGTGGCCACGGATCGCGTGGCCGAGGCGAAGGCGGAGCTCGAGGCGCGGGGATTGACCGTATGAGCAAGACGCGGGTGGGACGGCAGAACGGTCACGGCGGGAAGGTGGTCATCTTCGGAGGCGCCGGGTTCATCGGCTCCAACGTGGCGGACCAGTGCCTGCGCGAGGGCCGCCAGGTGCGGATCTTCGACAACGTCTCGCGCGCTGGCGTGGAGCGCAACCTGCGCTGGCTCAAGGAGCGCCATGGCGCGCTGCTCGAGGTGACGGTGGGCGACGTCCGCGACGAACAGGCGGTACGGCGGGCGGTGCAGGGCGCCACCGAGGCGTACCACTTCGCGGCCCAGGTGGCGGTGACCACCAGCCTCGAGGGCCCGGTGCACGACTTCGAGGTGAACGCGCGCGGGACGCTCAACGTCCTGGAGGCGCTGCGGAACATGGAGGAGCCGGCCTCGCTGCTCTTCACCTCGACGAACAAGGTCTACGGCGGACTGCCGGGGATGGAGTTCGTCAAGGAAGGCCGCCGCTACGTGCCTCGGGACGAGGACATCCGCGCCCAGGGCCTGAGCGAGCGCTGCCCGCTCGACTTCGAGAGCCCCTATGGCTGCTCCAAGGGCGCGGCGGACCAGTACGTGCTCGACTATGGGCACTCCTTCGGCTTGCGGACCGTGGTGTTCCGGATGAGCTGCATCTACGGCCCGCGTCAGTTCGGCACCGAGGACCAGGGCTGGGTGGCGCACTTCCTCCTCCGGGCGCTGGCGGGCCGGCCCATCACCCTCTACGGGGATGGCATGCAGGTGCGCGACATCCTCTTCGTGGAGGACCTGGTGCGCGCCATGCGTCTGGCGCAGACGAACATCGAGCAGCTCCGGGGACAGGCCTTCAACATGGGTGGTGGCCCGGAGCGCACCGTGAGCCTGCTGGAGTTGCTCGATCTGATTTCCCGGCACACCGGACGGTCTCCGGAGGTCCGCTTCGAGGACTGGCGCACCGGGGATCAGCGCTACTACGTCTCCGACACCCGCAGGTTCCAGGCCGCCACGGGCTGGATGCCGCGGGTGGGAGTCGAACAAGGGGTGGCCCGGCTCCTCCACTGGTTGGAAGAGCTGGCAACGACGAACACCGAAGTCGCGGTCCACGCGGGATGAGCCGGGAGGTTTGCGGATGCCGACGGTCCAACGGGTGTTGATGACCGCCGACACGGTGGGCGGTGTCTGGGCCTATGCCCTGGAGTTGTGCCGCGCCCTCGGGCAGGGGGGCATCCAGGTGGACCTGGCGACGCTGGGGTCGCGGGTGTCCGCCGCGCAGTGGCGCGAGGCGAGGCAACTGCCAAACCTCACCATCCATGAGAGCCATTACCGGCTGGAGTGGATGGACGAGCCCTGGGATGACGTGCGCGCCTCCGGGCAATGGCTGCTCGAGCTGGAGGCGGCGCTGTCTCCCGACATCGTCCACCTCAATGGCTTCTGCCATGGCGCGCTGCCCTGGCGGACGCCGGCGCTGGTGGTGTCGCACTCGTGCGTTCTCTCCTGGTGGGAGGCGGTGAAGGGGGAGCCCGCTCCCGAGCAATACGCGCACTACCGGCGCGAGGTGTCGCGGGGGCTGCGCGCGGCGGCGTGCGTGGTGGCTCCCAGCGCCGCCATGCTCGAGGCCACCGAGCGGCTCCATGGTCCCTTGCGCTTCACGCGTGTCATTCCCAACGCGCGGCGGGCGGAGGCCTATCCTCCCGGAGCGAAGGAAGAGTTCGTGCTCGCGGCGGGCCGGCTGTGGGACGAGGCCAAGAACCTGGCGGCGCTGGACGCGGTCGCGCCGGGGCTGCCCTTTCCCGTGCGCGTCGCCGGTGAGGTCCAGCACCCGGGAGGCGGCGGCAGGGCCCGGGCTCCGCACGTGGAATCGCTCGGAGCGCTGGCGCCCGGGGAGCTCGCCGGGTGGATGGCGAGGGCGGCCATCTACGCGCTGCCCGCGCGCTATGAGCCCTTCGGGTTGTCCATCCTGGAGGCCGCGCTCGCCGGGTGCGCGCTGGTGCTCGGGGACATCCCCAGCCTGCGCGAGGTGTGGGGCGAGGCCGCGCGCTTCGTCCACCCGGACGACGAGGACGGGCTCGCGCGCGCGCTGCGGGAGTTGATGGCCCATCCCGCCGAGCGCGAGCGCCTGGCCTGTGCGGCCCGCGCCCGGGCGCTCACCTTCACGCCCCGCCGCATGGTGGAGGCGTATCTCGAACTCTATGCCGCGCTGCGCGCGCGGCCTTCCGAGGCGTGGGTGCGTCCCGCGCCCCATGCTTCCTGACGGCCCCCTTCATTCATCATGCGCATCGTCCTCTTCTGTCATTCCCTGTTGTCCGACTGGAACCATGGCAACGCGCACTTCCTTCGCGGCGTGGTGACGGAGCTCACCCTGCGTGGCCACGAGGTGCGGGTCCTCGAGCCCGAGGACGCCTGGAGCTTGCGCAACCTGCTGGCCGAGCCCACCGGGGCGGCGGTGCTGGAGGAGGTGCGGACCGTCTACCCGGCCGTGCGTCCCGAGCGCTACACGCCCGACTCGCTCGATCTGGATCGCGTGCTCGACGGGGCCCACCTCGTCATCGTCCACGAGTGGAGCCCGCCGGAGCTGGTGCGGCGCCTGGGCGAGCGGCGCCGGGCGGGTGGCTCCTTCCGCCTGCTCTTCCATGACACCCACCACCGCAGCGTGAGCGCCCGGGAGGAGATGGCGCGCTACGAGTTGACCCACTACGACGGCGTGCTCGCCTTCGGGGATGTCATCCGGCGCATCTACCTGGAGCAGGGCTGGGCCGCGCGGGCCTGGACGTGGCACGAGGCCGCGGACACGCGTGTGTTCCACCCCCTGCCGCACCTGGCGGCGGAGAGGGATCTCGTCTGGGTGGGCAACTGGGGCGACGACGAGCGCACCGCGGAGCTGCATGAGTTCCTGTTGGAGCCGGTGAAGGCGCTCGGTCTGAAGGCGCGGGTGCATGGCGTGCGCTATCCGGACGCCGCGCGCGAGGCGCTCGCCACCTCGGGCATCGAGTACGCGGGATGGCTGCCCAACCACCGCGCGCCCCAGGCCTTCTCCCAGGCGCGCGTGACGGTCCACGTGCCGCGCCGGCCCTATACCCAGGCGCTGCCTGGCATTCCCACCATCCGCCCCTTCGAGGCGCTCGCCTGTGGCATTCCCCTGGTGTCGGCGCCGTGGTCGGACGCGGAGGGTCTCTTCACCCCGGGCCGGGACTTCCTCGTCGCCACCAACGGAGAGGAAATGCGGCGCCACCTGCGTGCGCTGATCGCCGACGAGGGGCTGTGCCGCGAGCTGGCGGAGCACGGCCGGCGCACGGTGCTCGCGCGCCACACCTGTGGGCACCGCGTGGAGGAGCTTCTGCGCATCTGCCAGTCATTGGGAATGAGCGCTTCACAGTGTCACCCGCTGGCGCGGGAAAGGAGCACCCCATGAGCAAGGGTTCGCGTATCGCCTTCTTCGGCTCGAGCCTCGTCTCGGCCTACTGGAACGGAGCGGCCACCTACTACCGTGGCATCATCCGCGCGCTGCACGAGCGCGGGCACCACGTCACCTTCTACGAGCCGGATGCCTACGAGCGCCAGCAGCACCGCGACATGGCGGATCCGGACTGGGCGCGCGTGGTTGTCTATTCGGCGCGGGGTACCGAGGCGCTCGAGCGTTGCCTGGAAGAGGCCCGGGACGCGGACGTGGTGGTGAAGGCGAGCGGTGTGGGCGTGTTCGACGCCCTGCTCGAGGCGCGCGTGCTGGAACTGCGGCGTTCGGGCAACCAGGTGGTGTTCTGGGACGTCGACGCGCCGGCCACGCTCGAGCGCATGGAGAAGGATCCGAGCGATCCCTTCCGGGCGCTGGTGCCGCGCTACGATCACATCCTCACCTACGGGGGCGGAGAGCCGGTGGTGTCGGCCTACCGGGCGCTCGGGGCGCGCGAGTGCGTGCCCATCTACAACGCGTTGGATCCACACACCCACCACCCGGTGGCGGCGGATGCGCGCTTCGAGGGGGACCTGGCCTTCCTGGGAAACCGGCTGCCGGACCGCGAGGCGCGCGTGGAGGCCTTCTTCCTGAAGGCCGCGAGCCTCCTGCCCGGCTCTCGCTTCCTCTTGGGGGGCAGCGGCTGGGGAGATCGCGCGCTGCCGGAGAACGTGAAGTACCTGGGCCACGTCTACACGCAGGACCACAACGCGCTGAACTGCTCGGCGCGCGCGGTGCTCAACATCAATCGTGACAGCATGGCCCGCTTCGGCTTCTCGCCGGCCACGCGGGTGTTCGAGGCCGCGGGGGCGGGCGCCTGTATCATCACCGACGCCTTCAAGGGCGTGGAGCTGTTCCTGGAGCCCGGGAAGGAAATCCTCGTGGCGCACTCGGGCGAGGAGGTCGCCGCGCACGTGCGCGCATTGAGTGGGCCCGAGTCGCGGCGCATCGGTCAGGCGGCGCTCCAGCGCGTGCTGTCCGAGCACACGTATGCCCATCGTGCCTCGAAGGTGGAGGAGGTGCTGGGCCTTCCCTCCACCGGTACTCGCGAGCGGGTGGCCTGAGCCATGGAGACCCAGCGGATGCGGATCGTCATTCTCGGCCTGTCCATCACCTCGAGCTGGGGCAACGGACACGCCACGACCTACCGGGGGCTGGTGCGCGAGCTGGTGCGGCGCGGACACGACGTGCTGTTCCTCGAGCGGGACGTGCCCTGGTACGCCTCCAATCGTGACATGCCCCGGCCGCCCTATGGGCGCACCGAGCTGTACTCGGACCTCGCGGACCTGAAGGAGCGCTTCACGGACGCGGTGCGCGGCGCGGACCTGGTCGTGGTGGGCTCCTACGTCCCCCAGGGGGTGGAGGTGGGCGCCTGGGTGCAGCGCACCGCCCGGGGCGTCACGGCCTTCTATGACATCGACACGCCCGTGACGCTGGCGAAGCTCGCGCGCAAGGACTTCGAGTACCTCTCGCCCGAGCTGATTCCCGGCTATGCGCTCTACCTGTCCTTCACGGGGGGCCCGCTGCTCCAGAGCATCGAGCGCGAGCTGGGCTCACCCGCGGCCCGGCCGCTCTACTGTAGCTGCGATCCCGAGCTGTACGCGCCCCAGACGCGCGAGCCGCTCTGGGACCTGGGCTACCTGGGCACCTACAGTGATGACCGGCAGCCGGTGTTGGAGCGCTTGATGCTCGACGCGGCGCGGGCGCTGACCTCGGGCCGTTTCGTGGTCGCCGGACCGCAGTATCCCGCCAGCATCGCGTGGCCCGCCAACGTGGCGCGCGTGGAGCACCTGGCGCCGCCCGAGCATCCGGCGTTCTACAACTCCCAGCGCTTCACGCTGAACGTCACCCGGGCGGACATGGTGCGCGCGGGCTACTCCCCGAGTGTGCGGCTGTTCGAGGCCGCCGCATGCGCGGTGCCCATCATCAGCGATGCGTGGGAGGGGCTCGACACCTTCTTCCGGCCGGGCGAGGAGATCCTCATCTCTCGCTCCGGGGAGGAGACGCGGCGCTACCTCCAGGAAGTGCCGGAGGCGGAGCGCCAGGAGATGGGCCGGAAGGCACGGGCCCGGGTGCTGGCCGCTCACACGGCGGCGCATCGCGCGGAGACGTTGGAGGACTACGCCCGGTCGGTGAGTTCAGGACGGAAGCCCTAGGCGAGAGAGGCGGGACGTATGAAGATCGCGGTCATTGGTACGGGGTACGTGGGTCTGGTGGCGGGGACCTGCTTCGCGGAGTCCGGGCATGAGGTCACCTGCATCGACGTCAACCCGAGGAAGATCCAGGCGCTGAGGCGGGGCGAGGTGCCCATCTACGAGCCGGGTCTGGAGGAACTGGTGCGCCGCAATGCCGCCGCGGGCCGCCTCCACTTCACCGAGGAACTGGCGGGAGCGGTAGGGCCCGCGCAGGTGGTGTTCATCGCCGTGGGGACTCCAGAGGGCGAGACGGGTCGCGCGGATCTGCAATACGTGCTCGCCGCCGCCGAGCAGGTGGGCCGGGCGCTGCGGCAGTACACGGTCATCGTGGACAAGAGCACGGTGCCGGTGGGCACGGCGGACAAGGTGCACGAGGTCATCGCCCGCCACACCCGGTGTGAGTTCGACGTGGTGTCCAACCCCGAGTTCCTCAAGGAAGGGGCGGCGCTGGAGGACTTCCTCAAGCCGGACCGGGTGGTGATTGGCACGCGCTCGGAGCGGGCGCGCAAGCTCATGGCCGAGCTGTATGCGCCCTTCGTGCGCACGGAGAGCCCCATCCTCTTCATGGATCCGTGCTCGGCGGAGCTGACCAAGTACGCGGCCAACGCGATGCTCGCCACGCGCATCTCGTTCATGAATGACATGGCCGCGCTCTGCGAGAAGGTGGGCGCGGACGTGGAGCAGGTGCGCAAGGGAATGGGCGCGGACAAGCGCATCGGCTATTCCTTCCTGCACCCGGGGATTGGTTATGGCGGGAGTTGTTTTCCCAAGGACGTGAAGGCGCTGACGGCCACGGCGCGCGACGTGGGGCTGGAGTTCGACCTGCTGCGCGCGGTGGAGAACACCAACGCGAGGCAGAAGCGATGCCTGCTGACCAAGGCGCTGAGACACTTTGGCGACCTGTCCGAGCGCACCTTCGCGGTGTGGGGTCTGGCGTTCAAGCCGAAGACGGACGACATGCGGGAAGCGCCGTCGGTGGAGCTCATCGAGGGCTTGCTCGGCAAGGGCGCGCGGGTGCAATGCCATGATCCGGTGGCGGTCGAGAGCGCGCGCCGCTACTTCGGCGACCGGGTGCTGTACGCCCCTACGTGCTACGCGGCGGCGGAGGGGGCCGATGCGATCTTCCTGGTGACGGAGTGGAACGAGTTCCGCCACCCGGACCTGAAGCGGCTCAAGGCGACGATGAAGAGTCCCACGCTCTTCGATGGCCGCAACGTCATCGATCCCCGGCTCGCGCGCGAGGAGGG contains:
- a CDS encoding CgeB family protein, which translates into the protein MRIVLFCHSLLSDWNHGNAHFLRGVVTELTLRGHEVRVLEPEDAWSLRNLLAEPTGAAVLEEVRTVYPAVRPERYTPDSLDLDRVLDGAHLVIVHEWSPPELVRRLGERRRAGGSFRLLFHDTHHRSVSAREEMARYELTHYDGVLAFGDVIRRIYLEQGWAARAWTWHEAADTRVFHPLPHLAAERDLVWVGNWGDDERTAELHEFLLEPVKALGLKARVHGVRYPDAAREALATSGIEYAGWLPNHRAPQAFSQARVTVHVPRRPYTQALPGIPTIRPFEALACGIPLVSAPWSDAEGLFTPGRDFLVATNGEEMRRHLRALIADEGLCRELAEHGRRTVLARHTCGHRVEELLRICQSLGMSASQCHPLARERSTP
- a CDS encoding CgeB family protein — encoded protein: MSKGSRIAFFGSSLVSAYWNGAATYYRGIIRALHERGHHVTFYEPDAYERQQHRDMADPDWARVVVYSARGTEALERCLEEARDADVVVKASGVGVFDALLEARVLELRRSGNQVVFWDVDAPATLERMEKDPSDPFRALVPRYDHILTYGGGEPVVSAYRALGARECVPIYNALDPHTHHPVAADARFEGDLAFLGNRLPDREARVEAFFLKAASLLPGSRFLLGGSGWGDRALPENVKYLGHVYTQDHNALNCSARAVLNINRDSMARFGFSPATRVFEAAGAGACIITDAFKGVELFLEPGKEILVAHSGEEVAAHVRALSGPESRRIGQAALQRVLSEHTYAHRASKVEEVLGLPSTGTRERVA
- a CDS encoding CgeB family protein; this encodes MRIVILGLSITSSWGNGHATTYRGLVRELVRRGHDVLFLERDVPWYASNRDMPRPPYGRTELYSDLADLKERFTDAVRGADLVVVGSYVPQGVEVGAWVQRTARGVTAFYDIDTPVTLAKLARKDFEYLSPELIPGYALYLSFTGGPLLQSIERELGSPAARPLYCSCDPELYAPQTREPLWDLGYLGTYSDDRQPVLERLMLDAARALTSGRFVVAGPQYPASIAWPANVARVEHLAPPEHPAFYNSQRFTLNVTRADMVRAGYSPSVRLFEAAACAVPIISDAWEGLDTFFRPGEEILISRSGEETRRYLQEVPEAERQEMGRKARARVLAAHTAAHRAETLEDYARSVSSGRKP
- a CDS encoding ABC transporter ATP-binding protein; amino-acid sequence: MQTPSVSRGTLWRAMGYLRPHRRAVVTVLFFVLVSTGLSVIEPLALKRVFDQLGAGGTPGAVLAAVGALVAIGLAREVLGALSNTLTWRTRISVHFALNEATVSRLHRLPLSFHREEGVGATMTKLDRGMQGFVGAITDLTFNVLPAATYLVLCVVVMFQLDWRLALLALAFAPIPVLIARKAAPVQTRREQTLMDRWTKIYARFNEVLSGIVTVKSFAMEEREKQRFLHDVREANAVVTHGVAFDSTVNASQGLVVLVARVALIGMGGLLVLRGEISAGTLVAFLGYIGGLFGPVQGLSGVYKTLRTASVAINQVFSILDAQDNLGDAPDATEVTALHGDVEFENIHFAYPSTSGPGRPLLNGIDLRVKQGETIALVGPSGAGKTTLMSLLCRFYDPVEGVVRIDGQDIRSFKQLSLRRHIGVVLQDSLLFNESVRGNIAYGRPEATQEEIEAAARAAHAHEFIMRLPQGYDTVVGERGSRLSAGERQRIAIARSLLKNPPVLILDEPTSALDAESEALVQEALDKLMKGRTTFAIAHRLSTVVHADRILVLKEGRIVEEGTHARLMQLNGYYASLVRRQTRGLLPELSSFPDSRSVSAVA
- a CDS encoding GDP-mannose 4,6-dehydratase; this encodes MSKTRVGRQNGHGGKVVIFGGAGFIGSNVADQCLREGRQVRIFDNVSRAGVERNLRWLKERHGALLEVTVGDVRDEQAVRRAVQGATEAYHFAAQVAVTTSLEGPVHDFEVNARGTLNVLEALRNMEEPASLLFTSTNKVYGGLPGMEFVKEGRRYVPRDEDIRAQGLSERCPLDFESPYGCSKGAADQYVLDYGHSFGLRTVVFRMSCIYGPRQFGTEDQGWVAHFLLRALAGRPITLYGDGMQVRDILFVEDLVRAMRLAQTNIEQLRGQAFNMGGGPERTVSLLELLDLISRHTGRSPEVRFEDWRTGDQRYYVSDTRRFQAATGWMPRVGVEQGVARLLHWLEELATTNTEVAVHAG
- a CDS encoding NAD-dependent epimerase/dehydratase family protein, which encodes MRRKQVLITGGAGFIGSHLADELLAHGYRVRALDALFPQVHGEGRERPAYLNPDVELLIGDVRDRDAVRRALEDVDVVYHFAAAVGVGQSMYEVAHYTSVNNVGTAVLMEALIARPVERLVVASSMSIYGEGLFRMPDGRLVPGTDRTLEQLQSGDWELRGPNGELLSPLPTPETKAPGLSSVYALSKYDQERLCLITGRAYNIPTVALRFFNVYGPRQALSNPYTGVLAIFASRMLNGNAPLIFEDGMQQRDFVNVHDVARACRLAMDSQDAPGNVINIGSGRCVTVREVARALGEVMGLPHLRPAVTGKYRMGDIRHCFADITRARQLLGYEPQVEFQTGLAELAQWLEGQVATDRVAEAKAELEARGLTV
- a CDS encoding Gfo/Idh/MocA family protein → MNGHPIQRTVPRPRLGFLGVGWIGRHRMEAIIRGERAEVVGVADPSEAAAQDAQRLAPGSVRVDSLDALLELGLDGVVIATPSAFHAEQSVRALERGVAVFCQKPLGRTQEEVRRVVDAARAADRLLGVDLSYRFTTGMRRLREHIQSGALGDIHAVNLVFHNAYGPDKAWFFDPKLAGGGCVMDLGIHLVDLALWVLGFPEVRRVTSQLFAQGRPISGRTESVEDFAAAQLELAPGTAVQLACSWKLSAGCDAVIEASFYGTQGGASFRNVNGSFYDFTADLFRGTSRERLTEPPDEWGGRAAADWAARLAQGARFEPESERLVQVASALDRIYG
- a CDS encoding UDP-glucose dehydrogenase family protein; translation: MKIAVIGTGYVGLVAGTCFAESGHEVTCIDVNPRKIQALRRGEVPIYEPGLEELVRRNAAAGRLHFTEELAGAVGPAQVVFIAVGTPEGETGRADLQYVLAAAEQVGRALRQYTVIVDKSTVPVGTADKVHEVIARHTRCEFDVVSNPEFLKEGAALEDFLKPDRVVIGTRSERARKLMAELYAPFVRTESPILFMDPCSAELTKYAANAMLATRISFMNDMAALCEKVGADVEQVRKGMGADKRIGYSFLHPGIGYGGSCFPKDVKALTATARDVGLEFDLLRAVENTNARQKRCLLTKALRHFGDLSERTFAVWGLAFKPKTDDMREAPSVELIEGLLGKGARVQCHDPVAVESARRYFGDRVLYAPTCYAAAEGADAIFLVTEWNEFRHPDLKRLKATMKSPTLFDGRNVIDPRLAREEGFTYFGIGRPSAS
- a CDS encoding glycosyltransferase family 4 protein, translated to MPTVQRVLMTADTVGGVWAYALELCRALGQGGIQVDLATLGSRVSAAQWREARQLPNLTIHESHYRLEWMDEPWDDVRASGQWLLELEAALSPDIVHLNGFCHGALPWRTPALVVSHSCVLSWWEAVKGEPAPEQYAHYRREVSRGLRAAACVVAPSAAMLEATERLHGPLRFTRVIPNARRAEAYPPGAKEEFVLAAGRLWDEAKNLAALDAVAPGLPFPVRVAGEVQHPGGGGRARAPHVESLGALAPGELAGWMARAAIYALPARYEPFGLSILEAALAGCALVLGDIPSLREVWGEAARFVHPDDEDGLARALRELMAHPAERERLACAARARALTFTPRRMVEAYLELYAALRARPSEAWVRPAPHAS